The following proteins are encoded in a genomic region of Vicinamibacterales bacterium:
- a CDS encoding molybdopterin-dependent oxidoreductase codes for MYSRRQLLTDAAGLAGLAALGIPDWAWAVQDGEEPVVLTDYTSSFRIEASETTPRAKCYDLRTLTRWVTPADEHYAFSQTRAPEVDPASYRLRVGGFVQRPLEMTLDQLKARTDRRDEAVTLECSGNSTRSNRMAGLLSNGVWTGVGLKSLLEEAGVTAEAREVLFLGLDLEREKKFQAGNREYEAPHGRSISLIDALHPDTMLAFALNGAPIPRDQGFPVRLLVPGWYGMTQVKWLGRIEVLDRRYEGQHQVRNYLSLRSVPTPDGPMWIDTSISKTRLKSLVARVTRARQGSGWRYRIAGPAWGGQAPIAAVEVSIDGGAWQRAAIDPLPEDVRRLPSRGKYGWVLWSLTVPDLSVGTHTLVSRAIDATGAVQPTKPERDAAIASGREDNSQWTREIRVEP; via the coding sequence GTGTATTCCCGACGACAGCTGTTGACCGATGCCGCCGGCCTGGCCGGCCTGGCGGCCCTGGGGATTCCCGACTGGGCCTGGGCCGTGCAGGACGGCGAGGAGCCGGTGGTCCTCACCGACTACACCTCGTCGTTCAGGATCGAGGCCTCGGAGACGACCCCCCGGGCCAAGTGCTACGACCTCCGGACCCTCACGCGCTGGGTGACGCCGGCGGACGAGCACTACGCGTTCTCGCAGACGCGCGCGCCCGAGGTCGATCCGGCCAGCTACCGGCTGCGCGTCGGCGGCTTCGTGCAGCGCCCGCTCGAGATGACGCTGGACCAGTTGAAGGCGCGGACGGACCGCCGCGACGAGGCCGTGACCCTCGAGTGCTCGGGCAACTCCACCAGGTCCAACCGCATGGCGGGCCTGCTGTCGAACGGGGTGTGGACGGGCGTCGGCCTGAAGAGCCTGCTCGAAGAGGCCGGCGTCACCGCCGAGGCCCGCGAGGTGCTCTTCCTGGGCCTCGACCTGGAGCGGGAGAAGAAGTTCCAGGCCGGCAACCGCGAGTACGAGGCCCCGCACGGCCGGTCGATCTCGCTCATCGACGCGCTGCACCCCGACACGATGCTGGCCTTCGCCCTGAACGGCGCGCCCATCCCGCGGGACCAGGGCTTTCCGGTCCGCCTGCTCGTGCCCGGCTGGTACGGCATGACCCAGGTGAAGTGGCTGGGACGGATCGAGGTGCTCGACCGCCGCTACGAGGGCCAGCACCAGGTCCGCAACTACCTGTCGCTGCGGTCGGTGCCAACACCCGACGGCCCGATGTGGATCGATACGTCGATCTCGAAGACCCGCCTCAAGTCGCTCGTGGCGCGCGTGACCCGTGCCCGGCAGGGGAGCGGGTGGCGCTACCGCATCGCCGGGCCGGCCTGGGGCGGCCAGGCGCCCATCGCGGCTGTCGAGGTGTCGATCGACGGCGGCGCGTGGCAGCGCGCCGCCATCGACCCGCTGCCCGAGGACGTCCGACGGCTGCCCAGCCGCGGCAAGTACGGCTGGGTCCTGTGGTCGCTCACGGTGCCGGACCTCTCCGTCGGGACGCACACCCTGGTCTCGCGCGCGATCGACGCCACCGGCGCGGTGCAGCCGACCAAGCCGGAGCGGGATGCCGCGATTGCGAGCGGCCGGGAAGACAACTCGCAGTGGACCCGGGAGATCCGCGTCGAGCCCTGA
- a CDS encoding prolyl oligopeptidase family serine peptidase, translated as MPRLVLAAAALAAAAGCSAPEPPSVTYPPTRKGDEVDTYHGTAVPDPYRWLEDDTSAETAAWVEAQNAVTSAHLATIPFRAALAARLEALYDYPKYGEPFRRGDTYYFSKNDGLQNQAVIYRQRGLDGPPEVVLDPNTLSPDGTTKLGVFAVSGDGTRAVYGLSEGGSDWNTYRVLDLRTTQPLVDTVEWVKVSGAAWAGDGFFYSRYPAPEKGKELSTKNVDHQVFFHRVGTPQSADELVFADAANPERFHTVETTEDERYLILTVSDRGKGKKGNAVFFRDLASKDRTFRPIVAEIGDDTFTVVDNIGPHFLVYTDRKAPNGRVFLFDPAHPDEPSWRDVLPERPEPLDGVATGGGKLFATYLKDVTSRSYVFAMDGTLEHELALPGPGTVTGLGGRRDDPAIFFTYTSFNYPPTIFRYDVATRAVSPFREVIIPGFRAGDYEVTEVFVTSKDGTKVPMFLTHKKGLQKTGAHPTLMYGYGGFNITTAPGFSALRVALLEQGVVYASVNIRGGAEYGEAWHDAGTKLRKQNVFDDFIAAAEWLIANRYTSPTRLAMTGGSNGGLLVGAVMNQRPDLFAVAIPQVGVMDMLRFHTFTIGWNWIPDYGSSDDPEEFKALYAYSPLHNLKAGTRYPATLVTTADHDDRVVPAHSFKYAATLQERQGGPAPVLIRIDTRSGHGASNTRKQIETTADIYAFLLYHLGVTPTL; from the coding sequence ATGCCGCGACTCGTCCTGGCCGCCGCCGCGCTCGCGGCAGCCGCAGGCTGCTCCGCGCCGGAGCCGCCGTCGGTGACCTATCCTCCCACCCGGAAAGGCGACGAGGTCGACACCTATCACGGCACGGCGGTGCCCGATCCCTACCGCTGGCTCGAGGACGACACATCGGCCGAGACGGCCGCGTGGGTCGAGGCGCAGAACGCCGTCACCTCGGCCCACCTGGCGACGATCCCGTTCCGGGCGGCCCTGGCCGCGCGCCTGGAGGCGCTCTACGACTACCCGAAGTACGGCGAGCCGTTCCGTCGCGGCGACACCTACTACTTCTCGAAGAACGACGGCCTGCAGAACCAGGCCGTGATCTACCGCCAGCGGGGGCTCGACGGTCCGCCCGAGGTCGTGCTCGATCCGAACACGCTCTCGCCCGACGGGACGACGAAGCTCGGCGTCTTCGCCGTGTCGGGGGACGGTACCCGCGCGGTGTACGGCCTGTCGGAAGGCGGCTCCGACTGGAACACCTACAGGGTGCTCGACCTCCGGACGACGCAGCCGCTGGTCGACACCGTCGAGTGGGTCAAGGTGTCCGGAGCGGCGTGGGCGGGCGACGGCTTCTTCTACAGCCGGTATCCGGCTCCGGAGAAGGGCAAGGAGCTCTCGACGAAGAACGTCGACCACCAGGTGTTCTTCCATCGCGTCGGCACCCCGCAATCGGCCGATGAGCTCGTGTTCGCGGACGCGGCCAACCCCGAGCGCTTCCACACGGTGGAGACGACCGAGGACGAGCGATACCTCATCCTGACGGTCTCGGACAGGGGCAAGGGCAAGAAGGGCAACGCCGTCTTCTTCCGCGACCTGGCCTCGAAGGACCGCACGTTCCGGCCGATCGTGGCCGAGATCGGCGACGACACCTTCACCGTCGTCGACAACATCGGGCCGCACTTCCTCGTCTACACGGACCGCAAGGCGCCCAACGGCCGCGTGTTCCTGTTCGACCCGGCGCATCCCGACGAGCCGTCATGGCGGGACGTCCTGCCGGAGCGGCCCGAGCCGCTCGACGGCGTGGCCACGGGGGGCGGCAAGCTCTTCGCGACCTACCTCAAGGACGTCACTTCGCGGTCGTACGTCTTCGCGATGGACGGGACGCTCGAGCACGAGCTGGCGCTGCCCGGTCCCGGCACGGTCACGGGCCTGGGCGGCCGGCGCGACGATCCCGCGATCTTCTTCACCTACACGTCGTTCAACTACCCGCCGACCATCTTCCGCTACGACGTGGCCACGCGCGCCGTCAGCCCGTTCCGCGAGGTGATCATCCCGGGCTTCCGGGCCGGCGACTACGAGGTCACGGAGGTCTTCGTCACGAGCAAGGACGGCACGAAGGTGCCGATGTTCCTCACCCACAAGAAGGGCCTTCAGAAGACCGGGGCGCATCCCACGCTGATGTACGGCTACGGCGGCTTCAACATCACGACCGCGCCGGGCTTCAGCGCCCTGCGGGTGGCGCTGCTCGAACAGGGCGTCGTCTACGCGTCGGTGAACATCCGTGGGGGCGCCGAGTACGGCGAGGCCTGGCACGACGCCGGGACGAAGCTCCGGAAGCAGAACGTCTTCGACGACTTCATCGCCGCGGCGGAATGGCTGATCGCGAACCGCTACACGTCACCGACGCGGCTGGCGATGACCGGCGGGTCGAACGGAGGACTGCTCGTGGGGGCCGTGATGAACCAGCGCCCCGATCTCTTCGCCGTGGCCATCCCGCAGGTGGGCGTGATGGACATGCTGCGGTTCCACACGTTCACCATCGGGTGGAACTGGATACCGGACTACGGGTCCAGCGACGATCCCGAGGAGTTCAAGGCGCTGTACGCCTACTCGCCTCTGCACAACCTGAAGGCCGGCACCCGGTATCCGGCGACGCTCGTGACCACGGCCGACCACGACGACCGCGTGGTGCCCGCGCACTCGTTCAAGTACGCCGCGACCCTGCAGGAGCGGCAGGGCGGTCCGGCGCCGGTCCTCATCCGCATCGACACCAGGAGCGGCCACGGCGCCAGCAACACGAGGAAGCAGATCGAGACCACGGCCGACATCTACGCGTTTCTGCTGTACCATCTGGGCGTCACGCCCACCCTCTAG
- a CDS encoding NUDIX domain-containing protein: MAKTSAGILLYRGRGATLEVLLVHPGGPFWARRDAGAWTLPKGQPSPGEDLLTAARREFAEETGATADGPAAPLGQVTQAGGKVVHAWAVQGDMDPAALVSNAVRVEWPPGSGRWREVPEVDRAAWFDLADAGRRINPAQRAFLTALQAIDAGSAAR, encoded by the coding sequence ATGGCGAAGACGTCGGCCGGGATCCTGCTGTACCGCGGACGCGGGGCCACGCTGGAGGTGCTGCTGGTGCACCCGGGCGGCCCGTTCTGGGCTCGCAGGGACGCCGGCGCCTGGACGCTGCCCAAGGGCCAGCCGTCGCCCGGCGAGGACCTGCTGACGGCGGCCCGCCGCGAGTTCGCCGAGGAGACGGGCGCCACCGCCGACGGACCGGCGGCCCCGCTGGGCCAGGTCACGCAGGCCGGCGGAAAGGTGGTGCACGCCTGGGCCGTCCAAGGGGACATGGACCCGGCGGCGCTCGTGAGCAACGCCGTCCGCGTCGAGTGGCCGCCGGGTAGCGGACGATGGCGGGAGGTCCCCGAGGTGGATCGGGCCGCCTGGTTCGACCTCGCCGACGCCGGCCGCCGGATCAACCCCGCGCAGCGGGCCTTCCTGACCGCGCTTCAGGCAATCGACGCCGGATCGGCGGCGCGGTAA
- a CDS encoding histidine kinase dimerization/phosphoacceptor domain -containing protein, with amino-acid sequence MADQGTVWPGGLEALGAGLPAFLESAPDAMVIVGPDGVIRLANQQARTLFGYAKGDLVGRPIEELVPERYRRAHPASRQGYSREPRIRPMGASSALHALRKDGSEFPAEISLGPIVTADGVFVTAAIRDISERLRVAEERREARQAIEAADALKANLREREILLQEIHHRVKNNLQVISSLINMQRRTVADEAARTALVECQTRVQAIGLVHEQLYRAGDYARVPFSDYVRTLVTGLQQGLGSERVQVRFDLEPLSLRVDKAIPCGLIVNELVTNAFKHAFPDERPGAISVRLATVDGRIALTVADDGVGLHPSGDAADRSVGQTLVRTLVEQVHGALEVTESPGTSYTLSFPQESP; translated from the coding sequence ATGGCTGACCAGGGGACCGTCTGGCCCGGGGGCCTCGAGGCGTTGGGCGCCGGCCTGCCCGCGTTCCTGGAGTCGGCACCGGACGCCATGGTCATCGTCGGTCCCGACGGCGTGATCCGCCTGGCCAACCAGCAGGCGCGGACGCTGTTCGGCTACGCGAAGGGCGATCTCGTGGGCCGGCCCATCGAGGAACTCGTGCCCGAGCGCTACCGCCGCGCGCATCCGGCGTCCCGGCAGGGATACAGCCGCGAGCCGCGCATCCGGCCCATGGGCGCCAGCAGCGCGCTCCACGCCCTTCGAAAGGACGGCAGCGAGTTTCCCGCCGAGATCAGCCTGGGGCCGATCGTGACGGCGGACGGCGTCTTCGTGACGGCGGCCATCCGGGACATCAGCGAGCGGTTGCGGGTCGCCGAGGAGCGGCGGGAGGCCCGTCAGGCCATCGAGGCCGCCGACGCGCTCAAGGCGAACCTGCGGGAGCGCGAGATCCTCCTCCAGGAGATCCATCACCGGGTCAAGAACAACCTCCAGGTGATCTCGAGCCTCATCAACATGCAGCGGCGCACCGTGGCCGACGAGGCGGCGAGGACCGCCCTCGTGGAGTGCCAGACGCGCGTCCAGGCGATCGGCCTCGTGCACGAGCAGCTGTACCGCGCGGGCGACTACGCGCGGGTGCCCTTCTCCGACTACGTCCGCACCCTGGTCACGGGCCTGCAGCAGGGCCTGGGCTCGGAACGCGTCCAGGTGCGGTTCGACCTCGAGCCGCTGTCGCTCCGGGTGGACAAGGCCATCCCCTGCGGTCTCATCGTCAACGAGCTCGTGACCAACGCCTTCAAGCACGCCTTCCCGGACGAGCGGCCGGGTGCCATCAGCGTTCGCCTCGCCACCGTGGACGGCCGGATCGCCCTGACCGTCGCCGACGACGGCGTGGGCCTCCACCCGTCGGGCGACGCCGCGGACCGGTCCGTGGGCCAGACGCTCGTCAGGACGCTCGTCGAACAGGTGCACGGGGCCCTCGAGGTGACCGAGTCGCCCGGCACGAGCTACACCCTGTCCTTCCCCCAGGAGTCCCCGTGA
- a CDS encoding response regulator yields MNAAAEPRPILIVEDERLVALDLKHTLSDFGFTGAALAASADEALARAAERPPHLVLMDIRIEGNRDGIETAEALKARYDVPVVFLTAHADETTLQRAKATLPHGYLLKPVKAAELRTAVEVSLVRHDMERRQREREEWFSATLESIADAVVAVGLDGRVAFMNAAAAALTGAPVGPSVGKPVSEVLRFEGEAPDWELPVLRALRTGETVSVDEGRLVNLATRAPHVVTDSAAPVIDSRSRRTLGAVMVFSDVTERQELRARLELTERLASIGTMAAGVAHEVNNPLAVVVANTDYVKSILARRSAVAADADAGPAGADLAHMTAALGDVESAAGRIGQIVSDLKAFARPASDDAGPADVVATIEWALRATVHEFKTRAHVERRLMPVPPAAINPVRLGQIVLNLLTNAVQAIAPGRVAENAVTVTTAVDARGRVVIEVRDTGSGIAPDVRGHIFEPFFTTKRDDGGTGLGLAICHGIVVSVGGEIAVESTPGAGSCFRVVLPAAAVRMPAGQVQPGVEVPAGVRVLAVDDEPLLIDVIARMLPGADVKTTTDASDALALIEGGASFEVIFVDVAMPAMSGIEFFRRLRDRSPELAVRVVFMSGGVFDREFEAFLKTVPNRRIGKPFGMEEIRRLVADAARAQ; encoded by the coding sequence GTGAACGCCGCAGCTGAACCCCGCCCGATCCTGATCGTGGAGGACGAGCGGCTCGTCGCCCTCGACCTCAAGCACACCCTGAGCGACTTCGGGTTCACGGGCGCGGCCCTTGCCGCCTCCGCGGACGAGGCGCTGGCGCGCGCCGCGGAGCGCCCCCCCCACCTCGTCCTGATGGACATCCGGATCGAGGGCAACCGCGACGGCATCGAGACCGCCGAAGCGCTGAAAGCCCGCTACGACGTGCCCGTGGTCTTCCTGACCGCGCACGCCGACGAGACGACGCTGCAGCGGGCGAAGGCCACCCTTCCGCACGGGTACCTGTTGAAGCCGGTCAAGGCCGCGGAACTGCGGACCGCCGTCGAGGTCTCGCTGGTCCGCCACGACATGGAGCGCCGCCAGCGCGAACGGGAAGAGTGGTTCTCGGCGACGCTCGAGTCGATTGCGGACGCCGTCGTCGCGGTGGGGCTCGACGGCCGCGTCGCGTTCATGAACGCCGCCGCGGCGGCGCTCACCGGCGCGCCGGTGGGGCCGAGCGTCGGCAAGCCCGTCAGCGAGGTGCTGCGCTTCGAGGGCGAGGCGCCCGATTGGGAACTGCCCGTGCTGCGGGCGCTCCGCACCGGCGAGACGGTCAGCGTCGACGAGGGGCGGCTCGTGAACCTCGCGACGCGGGCGCCGCATGTCGTCACGGACAGCGCCGCGCCCGTGATCGATTCCCGCTCGAGGCGCACCCTCGGGGCCGTGATGGTGTTCAGCGACGTCACCGAGCGCCAGGAGCTCAGGGCGCGGCTCGAGCTCACCGAGCGGCTCGCGTCGATCGGCACCATGGCGGCGGGCGTGGCGCACGAGGTGAACAACCCCCTCGCCGTCGTCGTCGCCAACACGGACTACGTGAAGTCGATTCTGGCGCGGCGGTCCGCGGTCGCCGCGGACGCCGATGCCGGGCCGGCCGGCGCGGACCTGGCGCACATGACCGCGGCGCTCGGCGACGTCGAGTCGGCCGCCGGACGGATCGGCCAGATCGTGTCCGACCTCAAGGCCTTCGCCCGGCCCGCGAGCGACGACGCCGGCCCCGCAGACGTCGTGGCGACCATCGAGTGGGCACTCCGGGCCACCGTGCACGAGTTCAAGACGCGCGCGCACGTCGAGCGCCGCCTGATGCCGGTCCCGCCGGCCGCGATCAACCCGGTCCGCCTGGGCCAGATCGTGCTGAACCTGCTCACCAACGCCGTCCAGGCCATCGCGCCCGGGCGCGTGGCCGAGAACGCCGTGACCGTCACGACCGCGGTCGACGCCCGGGGCCGTGTCGTCATCGAGGTGCGCGACACCGGAAGCGGCATCGCGCCCGATGTCCGCGGCCACATCTTCGAGCCGTTCTTCACCACCAAGCGGGACGACGGCGGAACAGGGCTCGGGCTCGCGATCTGCCACGGCATCGTCGTGTCGGTCGGGGGAGAGATCGCGGTCGAGAGCACGCCGGGCGCGGGCTCGTGCTTCCGCGTCGTCCTGCCCGCCGCGGCCGTGCGCATGCCGGCCGGCCAGGTCCAGCCCGGCGTCGAGGTGCCGGCCGGCGTCCGGGTGCTCGCCGTGGACGACGAGCCGCTGCTCATCGACGTGATCGCCCGCATGCTGCCGGGCGCCGACGTGAAGACCACCACGGACGCCAGCGACGCCCTGGCGCTCATCGAGGGCGGGGCGAGCTTCGAGGTGATCTTCGTGGACGTCGCGATGCCGGCCATGTCCGGCATCGAGTTCTTCCGCCGGCTCCGCGATCGGTCTCCGGAACTGGCCGTCCGCGTCGTCTTCATGAGCGGCGGCGTGTTCGACCGGGAGTTCGAGGCGTTCCTCAAGACGGTGCCCAACCGCCGCATCGGCAAGCCGTTCGGCATGGAGGAGATCCGGCGGCTCGTGGCCGACGCCGCGCGCGCGCAGTGA
- the larA gene encoding nickel-dependent lactate racemase — protein MRVHLDYGTSGLELDVPDERTVVVAPRHAPAVADPAAALDAALAAPTAGPPLSTLVTAGQRVAISVCDITRAQPREGMLAAIVRALPQVRAEDVTILIATGTHRANTADELTRMLGADIVARYRVVNHDARDEATLACAGATSAGVPIWLNRAWLDADVRLTTGFVEPHFFAGFSGGPKMVAPGLAGLATTLVLHDARHIGHPNATWGLTEGNPIHDDVREIARLTGVDFALDVALNRDQAITAVFAGELFAEHAAACAHVRATAMCPVDARVDVVVTTNSGYPLDQNLYQAVKGMSAAACIVKPGGTIVCAAECRDGVPDHGPYGRLLKQRRTPGELLEMVEAPGFAEQDAWQVQVQALIQRRARVLVKADGLTHDQIRAAHLEPVTDVGIAVREALAAAGSDATLAVLPHGPQTIPYLR, from the coding sequence ATGCGCGTCCACCTCGACTACGGCACGAGCGGCCTGGAACTCGACGTCCCCGACGAACGGACGGTCGTCGTCGCCCCACGGCACGCCCCGGCGGTGGCCGATCCCGCGGCCGCGCTCGACGCCGCGCTTGCGGCGCCCACGGCGGGACCGCCGCTCTCGACACTCGTCACCGCCGGCCAGCGTGTGGCGATCTCGGTCTGCGACATCACGCGCGCGCAGCCGCGAGAGGGCATGCTCGCGGCCATCGTCCGGGCGCTGCCCCAGGTGCGCGCCGAGGACGTCACCATCCTGATTGCCACCGGCACGCACCGGGCGAACACGGCGGACGAGCTCACGCGGATGCTGGGCGCCGACATCGTGGCGCGCTACCGCGTGGTCAACCACGACGCGCGCGACGAGGCCACGCTCGCCTGCGCCGGCGCCACCTCCGCGGGCGTGCCGATCTGGCTGAACCGCGCCTGGCTCGATGCCGACGTCCGCCTCACCACCGGCTTCGTCGAGCCGCACTTCTTCGCGGGCTTCAGCGGCGGCCCGAAGATGGTCGCGCCCGGGCTCGCGGGGCTGGCGACGACGCTGGTCCTGCACGACGCGCGGCACATCGGCCACCCGAACGCCACCTGGGGCCTCACCGAGGGCAACCCCATCCACGACGACGTGCGCGAGATCGCGCGGCTCACGGGCGTGGACTTCGCGCTCGACGTGGCCCTCAACCGCGATCAGGCCATCACGGCCGTCTTCGCCGGCGAGCTCTTCGCCGAGCACGCCGCGGCCTGCGCCCACGTGCGCGCGACGGCCATGTGCCCGGTGGACGCGCGCGTCGATGTCGTGGTCACGACCAATTCGGGCTACCCCCTCGACCAGAATCTCTACCAGGCCGTGAAGGGCATGTCCGCGGCCGCCTGCATCGTGAAGCCCGGCGGCACGATCGTCTGCGCCGCCGAGTGCCGGGACGGCGTGCCCGACCACGGGCCGTACGGCCGCCTCCTCAAGCAGCGCCGGACGCCTGGCGAGCTGCTCGAGATGGTGGAGGCGCCGGGCTTCGCCGAGCAGGACGCGTGGCAGGTGCAGGTGCAGGCGCTCATCCAGCGGCGCGCCCGCGTCCTCGTCAAGGCGGATGGGCTGACCCACGACCAGATCCGGGCCGCGCATCTGGAGCCCGTCACCGACGTGGGCATCGCGGTGCGCGAGGCGCTGGCGGCCGCGGGCAGCGACGCGACGCTGGCCGTGCTGCCCCACGGCCCGCAGACCATTCCCTACCTGCGGTGA
- a CDS encoding (Fe-S)-binding protein yields MQHAIPADPSSPTQARMAQAVSSCVHCGFCLPACPTYRVLGEEMDAPRGRIVLMKEVLEGALPLAGAAPHLDRCLGCLACETACPSGVRYRDLIEPMRARLVEARPRPARRRLSLLLRVMESPALFRLAALAGLAARPFAPMLPASTAAMLALLPSGLPAPLDPPAFTPAAGRRRGKVALMTGCVQGVLRPETSAAAVRVLAANGVDVVVPQGQGCCGALALHSGDLARGEAMARRHLTRFPADVDAVVTTAAGCGSSLKDHHPGDGPPVADVTEYLDRLGLPAPMRLPRPLRVAYQDACHLAHAQQVTTAPRRLLDAVEDLTLVPIAEAGVCCGSAGLYNIEQPAVADALGRRKAAAVVASGADMAVTANIGCLTQLQAALAQAGAGCEVLHVVELLDMALAPHRRRQ; encoded by the coding sequence ATGCAGCACGCGATCCCGGCCGACCCGTCCTCTCCCACGCAGGCCCGCATGGCCCAGGCCGTGTCGTCCTGCGTGCACTGCGGCTTCTGCCTGCCCGCCTGTCCCACCTACCGCGTCCTCGGCGAGGAGATGGACGCGCCGAGGGGTCGGATCGTCCTGATGAAGGAGGTGCTCGAGGGCGCGCTGCCGCTCGCCGGCGCGGCGCCGCACCTCGATCGCTGTCTCGGCTGCCTGGCCTGCGAGACGGCCTGTCCGTCCGGCGTCCGCTATCGCGATCTCATCGAGCCGATGCGCGCGCGCCTCGTCGAGGCGCGGCCCCGGCCGGCGCGGCGTCGCCTGTCACTCCTGCTCCGCGTGATGGAGTCGCCCGCGCTCTTCCGCCTGGCGGCCCTGGCGGGCCTCGCCGCCCGTCCCTTCGCGCCGATGCTGCCGGCCTCCACGGCCGCGATGCTGGCGCTCCTGCCCAGCGGACTGCCGGCTCCGCTCGATCCGCCGGCCTTCACGCCGGCCGCCGGCCGCCGGCGAGGCAAGGTGGCGCTGATGACAGGCTGCGTCCAGGGCGTCCTTCGTCCGGAGACGAGCGCCGCGGCGGTCCGGGTCCTGGCCGCCAACGGCGTCGATGTCGTGGTACCGCAGGGGCAGGGCTGCTGCGGCGCGCTCGCCCTGCACAGCGGCGACCTCGCGCGAGGCGAGGCGATGGCGCGGCGCCACCTCACCAGGTTCCCGGCCGACGTGGACGCCGTCGTGACGACGGCCGCGGGCTGCGGGTCCTCGCTGAAGGACCATCACCCCGGCGACGGTCCGCCCGTGGCCGACGTGACGGAGTATCTCGACCGCCTGGGGCTCCCGGCCCCCATGCGCCTTCCCCGCCCCCTGCGCGTGGCCTACCAGGACGCCTGCCACCTCGCGCACGCCCAGCAGGTCACGACCGCGCCCCGCCGCCTCCTGGACGCGGTCGAGGACCTGACGCTCGTGCCGATCGCCGAGGCCGGGGTCTGCTGCGGGTCGGCTGGCCTCTACAACATCGAGCAGCCCGCGGTGGCCGACGCACTGGGCCGGCGGAAGGCGGCGGCCGTCGTCGCCTCGGGCGCGGACATGGCGGTCACGGCGAACATCGGCTGCCTGACCCAGCTCCAGGCCGCGCTGGCACAGGCCGGCGCCGGGTGCGAGGTCCTGCACGTCGTCGAGCTGCTCGACATGGCCCTGGCGCCTCACCGGCGGCGACAATAG